Proteins encoded by one window of Streptomyces uncialis:
- a CDS encoding heme ABC transporter ATP-binding protein: protein MRSLFASRTRNMPAPVAPGEVLAEARNLTVRLDSRPVLSEVGVTARAGEVLALVGPNGAGKSTLLAALAADRAPDEGSVTIAGRPAAAWSAAELALRRAVLPQDASLSFPFPVEDVVRMGRAPWAGTEREDEDDEAVAAAMASTEVTDFAGRAFSGLSGGERARVALARVLAQRTSLLLLDEPTAALDLRHQELVLGVCRRRAEAGDAVVVVLHDLGLAAAYADRVAVLRDGRVVADGAPGVVFTDESLTEVYRQPVEVLPHPRTGALLVFPRRE from the coding sequence ATGAGGTCCCTGTTCGCGTCACGGACACGGAACATGCCCGCGCCGGTCGCCCCCGGCGAGGTGCTGGCCGAGGCACGGAACCTGACGGTACGGCTGGACTCCCGTCCCGTGCTGTCGGAGGTCGGCGTCACGGCGCGGGCCGGTGAGGTGCTGGCGCTGGTCGGGCCGAACGGCGCCGGCAAGTCGACGCTGCTCGCCGCGCTCGCGGCGGACCGGGCCCCCGACGAGGGGTCCGTGACGATCGCCGGACGGCCCGCCGCCGCGTGGTCGGCCGCCGAACTCGCGCTGCGCCGGGCCGTGCTGCCGCAGGACGCGTCGCTGTCGTTCCCGTTCCCCGTCGAGGACGTCGTACGGATGGGACGGGCGCCCTGGGCCGGGACCGAGCGGGAGGACGAGGACGACGAGGCGGTCGCCGCGGCGATGGCCTCCACCGAGGTCACGGACTTCGCCGGGCGGGCGTTCTCCGGGCTGAGCGGGGGTGAGCGGGCGCGGGTCGCGCTGGCGCGGGTGCTGGCGCAGCGGACATCGCTGCTGCTGCTCGACGAGCCGACCGCCGCGCTCGATCTGCGCCATCAGGAGCTGGTACTCGGGGTCTGCCGGCGGCGGGCCGAGGCGGGTGACGCGGTGGTCGTGGTGCTGCACGATCTGGGGCTCGCGGCGGCGTACGCGGACCGGGTGGCGGTGCTGCGGGACGGGCGGGTGGTGGCGGACGGGGCGCCCGGGGTGGTCTTCACGGACGAGTCCCTCACGGAGGTCTACCGCCAGCCGGTCGAGGTACTCCCCCATCCCCGGACCGGGGCGCTGCTGGTCTTCCCCCGCCGCGAATAG
- a CDS encoding TetR/AcrR family transcriptional regulator, with protein sequence MSSDSSTPTAPTRPPGTARKDGPDSSRRSERSRHAIYDAALASVAEVGYQRTTIEGIASRAGVGKQTIYRWWSSKADVLLEAFLDLSEQASEAAGGTPWEFPDTGDLAADLKFVLRATVDELLDPKFEAPSRALAAEGVVNARLGEQFVTKLLEPQLQLYVGRLRSAQDSGQVRADIDPRIALELFVAPLAQRWLQRSGPLSHGYTDTLVDYALHGIAAR encoded by the coding sequence ATGTCCAGCGATTCCAGCACCCCTACCGCGCCCACCCGGCCCCCCGGCACCGCCCGCAAGGACGGGCCCGACTCCAGCCGCCGCAGTGAGCGCTCCCGCCACGCCATCTACGACGCCGCGCTCGCCTCCGTCGCCGAGGTCGGCTACCAGCGCACCACCATCGAGGGCATCGCCTCCCGCGCGGGTGTCGGCAAGCAGACCATCTACCGCTGGTGGTCCTCCAAGGCCGATGTACTGCTCGAAGCCTTCCTGGACCTGAGCGAGCAGGCGAGCGAGGCCGCGGGCGGCACCCCCTGGGAGTTCCCGGACACCGGGGACCTCGCGGCCGATCTGAAGTTCGTGCTCCGCGCCACCGTCGACGAACTCCTCGACCCCAAGTTCGAGGCGCCCTCCCGCGCGCTGGCCGCCGAGGGCGTGGTGAACGCCCGGCTCGGTGAGCAGTTCGTCACCAAACTGCTCGAACCCCAGCTCCAGCTCTACGTCGGCCGGCTGCGATCGGCGCAGGACAGCGGGCAGGTACGGGCCGACATCGACCCGCGGATCGCGCTGGAACTCTTCGTCGCGCCGCTCGCCCAGCGCTGGCTCCAGCGCAGCGGACCGCTCAGCCACGGCTATACGGACACCCTCGTCGACTACGCCCTGCACGGCATCGCCGCGCGCTGA
- a CDS encoding FecCD family ABC transporter permease — protein MTTLARPDRADDGPEEPRAVALTKSAATADGATKEAAADPSPAPDPVRGAPAQAAPRRRGTTSLLTTGLIAALLVMALVSAGTGAYDIPIGDVLSSVRHRIGLGGQALDRVGESVLWNVRLPRVVLALLVGASLGCAGALMQGVFGNPLAEPGVIGISAGAAVGAVVAIAFGLTFLGNWTVTAAAFIAGLATVSLVYALSRSGGRTEVVTLILTGIAVNAFAGALIGLSVFFADNSAITQITFWQLGSLSQATWPKVLAVLPCALLGLLVAPLSARKLDLLALGERPARHLGVDVERLRITMILVVALLTAAAVAVAGVITFVGLLVPHLLRMAAGPGHRFLVPGSALGGGLVLVSADLAARTVAAPAELPLGVLTALFGSPFFFWLLRRTRRKQGGWA, from the coding sequence GTGACGACCCTGGCCAGGCCCGACCGGGCGGACGACGGCCCGGAGGAACCCCGCGCCGTCGCCCTCACCAAGTCCGCGGCGACGGCGGACGGAGCGACGAAGGAAGCGGCGGCGGACCCGTCGCCCGCCCCGGACCCGGTACGCGGGGCACCGGCGCAGGCCGCCCCCCGGCGGCGCGGCACCACGTCCCTGCTGACCACCGGGCTGATCGCGGCGCTGCTCGTGATGGCCCTGGTCTCCGCCGGGACCGGCGCGTACGACATCCCGATCGGGGACGTCCTCTCCTCCGTCCGGCACCGGATCGGACTCGGCGGACAGGCCCTCGACCGGGTCGGTGAGAGCGTCCTGTGGAACGTCCGGCTCCCCCGGGTCGTCCTCGCGCTCCTCGTCGGGGCGTCGCTGGGCTGCGCGGGCGCCCTGATGCAGGGCGTGTTCGGCAACCCGCTCGCCGAGCCGGGCGTCATCGGCATCTCGGCGGGCGCGGCCGTCGGCGCGGTCGTCGCCATCGCCTTCGGCCTCACCTTCCTCGGCAACTGGACGGTCACGGCGGCGGCGTTCATCGCCGGACTCGCGACCGTCAGCCTCGTGTACGCGCTGTCCCGCTCGGGCGGCCGGACCGAGGTGGTGACCCTGATCCTCACGGGTATCGCCGTCAACGCGTTCGCGGGCGCCCTGATCGGGCTCTCGGTCTTCTTCGCCGACAACTCCGCGATCACCCAGATCACGTTCTGGCAGCTCGGCTCGCTCTCCCAGGCCACCTGGCCGAAGGTGCTCGCGGTCCTGCCCTGCGCGCTGCTCGGGCTGCTCGTCGCCCCGCTGTCGGCCCGCAAGCTCGATCTGCTGGCCCTCGGTGAGCGCCCCGCCCGGCATCTGGGTGTGGACGTGGAGCGGCTGCGGATCACCATGATCCTGGTCGTGGCGCTGCTCACCGCGGCAGCCGTCGCCGTCGCGGGGGTCATCACCTTCGTGGGACTGCTCGTCCCCCATCTGCTGCGGATGGCCGCGGGACCGGGACACCGCTTCCTGGTGCCCGGCAGCGCGCTGGGCGGCGGACTGGTCCTCGTCTCCGCGGACCTCGCCGCCCGGACCGTCGCCGCGCCCGCCGAACTGCCGCTCGGGGTGCTCACCGCGCTCTTCGGCAGCCCGTTCTTCTTCTGGCTGCTGCGCCGGACCCGCCGCAAGCAAGGAGGCTGGGCGTGA
- a CDS encoding PhzF family phenazine biosynthesis protein: MTQLDVLRVFCGPDGGRGNELGVVRDGAPVPREASRRRIAGKLGFSETVFVDDPERGQIDIHTPSLRLPFAGHPCVGAAWLLDVPELVTPAGVVGARQDGEFSWIEALPEWAPERTLRQYASAAEVDALEVPPPGEWIYAWAWEEEAAGRIRARAFPGRDDGVREDEATGAAALLLTAELGRALNIRQGLGSQILTAPQPYGWVEVGGRVRLTHSGLPLPR; this comes from the coding sequence GTGACCCAACTCGACGTACTACGAGTCTTCTGCGGACCGGACGGTGGCCGCGGCAATGAGCTGGGCGTCGTCCGGGACGGCGCACCGGTGCCGCGGGAGGCGTCCCGCAGGCGTATCGCCGGGAAACTCGGGTTCAGCGAAACCGTGTTCGTGGACGATCCCGAACGCGGCCAGATCGACATCCACACCCCGAGCCTGCGGCTGCCGTTCGCGGGACACCCGTGCGTGGGCGCCGCGTGGCTGCTGGACGTGCCCGAACTCGTCACCCCGGCGGGCGTCGTGGGGGCGCGTCAGGACGGGGAGTTCTCGTGGATCGAGGCGCTGCCCGAGTGGGCGCCGGAACGCACGCTGAGGCAGTACGCCTCGGCGGCCGAGGTGGACGCGCTGGAGGTCCCGCCGCCCGGTGAGTGGATCTACGCCTGGGCCTGGGAGGAAGAGGCCGCGGGGCGGATCCGGGCGCGGGCGTTCCCCGGCCGGGACGACGGGGTCCGCGAGGACGAGGCGACCGGCGCGGCGGCGCTGCTGCTCACCGCGGAACTCGGCCGCGCGCTCAACATCCGCCAGGGGCTGGGCTCCCAGATCCTGACCGCGCCGCAGCCGTACGGCTGGGTGGAGGTCGGCGGGCGGGTCCGGCTGACGCATTCGGGGCTGCCGCTGCCCCGCTGA
- a CDS encoding DUF6243 family protein, whose amino-acid sequence MARNGNMLGVGGTRSNLSRGALRGKGRDGRGAAVDPAAQKRELLRKLQAARTAEQDASGDTSAATPGSAPDAGPGPATDEDTTATDGS is encoded by the coding sequence ATGGCCCGCAACGGAAACATGCTCGGCGTGGGCGGCACCCGCAGCAATCTCTCGCGGGGCGCGCTGCGCGGCAAGGGCCGCGACGGCAGGGGCGCCGCGGTGGACCCCGCCGCGCAGAAGCGCGAGCTGCTGCGCAAGCTCCAGGCGGCCCGGACGGCCGAGCAGGACGCGTCCGGCGACACATCCGCGGCCACGCCCGGGAGCGCGCCCGACGCCGGGCCCGGACCCGCCACCGACGAGGACACCACGGCCACCGACGGGTCGTGA
- the ddaH gene encoding dimethylargininase, with amino-acid sequence MPRRHATPRRYLMCPPAHFKVTYSINPWMDPAKPVDLPLAVAQWEDLRDRYRSLGHTVEVLEPHPELPDMVFAANGATVVDGRVLGARFAYPERVPEAAVHLDWFRDHGWSAVQEPLHINEGEGDFAVTASYLLAGRGFRASPLSHGEAQEFFGRPVIGLDLVDPRYYHLDTALAVLDDRADDVMYYPGAFSPGSRAVLRHLFPDALIATGRDAEALGLNAVSDGRHVLLPQAALGLLDPLRERGYEPIGMDLSELLKGGGSVKCCTQELRG; translated from the coding sequence TTGCCCCGTCGCCACGCCACACCCCGGCGTTATCTCATGTGCCCACCGGCACACTTCAAGGTGACCTACTCCATCAATCCGTGGATGGACCCCGCCAAACCCGTCGATCTCCCGCTCGCCGTCGCCCAGTGGGAGGACCTGCGGGACCGGTACCGCTCCCTCGGCCACACCGTCGAGGTGCTCGAACCCCACCCCGAACTGCCCGACATGGTCTTCGCCGCCAACGGCGCGACCGTCGTCGACGGCCGGGTCCTCGGTGCCCGCTTCGCCTATCCGGAACGTGTCCCGGAGGCCGCGGTACACCTCGACTGGTTCCGGGACCACGGCTGGAGCGCCGTCCAGGAACCGCTGCACATCAACGAGGGCGAGGGCGACTTCGCCGTCACCGCCTCGTACCTCCTCGCCGGACGGGGCTTTCGCGCGAGCCCGCTGTCGCACGGCGAGGCCCAGGAGTTCTTCGGCCGCCCGGTCATCGGGCTCGATCTCGTCGACCCCCGCTACTACCACCTGGACACCGCGCTCGCCGTCCTCGACGACCGCGCGGACGACGTCATGTACTACCCGGGCGCCTTCTCACCGGGCAGCCGGGCCGTCCTGCGGCATCTGTTCCCCGACGCCCTGATCGCCACCGGACGTGACGCCGAGGCCCTCGGCCTCAACGCCGTCTCCGACGGCCGGCACGTCCTGCTCCCGCAAGCCGCCCTCGGCCTCCTCGACCCGCTGCGCGAGCGGGGCTACGAGCCCATCGGCATGGATCTGTCCGAACTGCTCAAGGGCGGGGGCAGCGTCAAGTGCTGCACCCAGGAGCTGCGGGGTTAG
- a CDS encoding bifunctional DNA primase/polymerase, with translation MGVENGRSGGRSRISQWLRGRRPRDTGDTVDSAGREELLLAAAGAGLPLAPAAHPSGYGCSCDRVGCPTPGQHPVSFAWQTQSTTDRAQIERWARSAPEANFITSTGMVHDVLDVPQAAGREALERLLAAGVEVGPVAVSGEDRMLFFTATRGTPEQEDEWWPCELDCHPETMDEHPGLRWHCRGSYVLVPPARLPGERVVEWVRGPEYGLPDPLTLLEFLTDSCARFGGEPAGVGWPLRG, from the coding sequence ATGGGCGTGGAGAACGGCCGCTCGGGCGGACGGAGCAGGATTTCCCAATGGCTGCGAGGCCGCCGGCCCCGGGACACCGGGGACACGGTGGACAGCGCCGGCCGTGAAGAGCTGCTGCTGGCCGCCGCGGGAGCCGGGCTGCCGCTCGCGCCCGCCGCGCACCCGTCCGGATACGGATGTTCCTGCGACCGGGTCGGCTGTCCCACTCCGGGCCAGCACCCCGTCTCGTTCGCCTGGCAGACCCAGTCCACGACGGACCGGGCCCAGATCGAGCGCTGGGCGCGGAGCGCGCCCGAGGCGAACTTCATCACGTCCACCGGGATGGTCCACGATGTGCTGGACGTACCGCAGGCCGCGGGGCGGGAGGCGCTGGAGCGGCTGCTGGCCGCCGGGGTCGAGGTAGGGCCGGTGGCGGTCTCCGGCGAGGACCGGATGCTCTTCTTCACGGCGACCCGGGGGACGCCGGAGCAGGAGGACGAGTGGTGGCCCTGCGAGCTGGACTGCCATCCCGAGACGATGGACGAGCATCCGGGGCTGCGGTGGCACTGCCGGGGGTCGTACGTACTGGTGCCGCCGGCGCGGCTGCCCGGGGAGCGGGTGGTGGAGTGGGTACGGGGGCCTGAGTACGGGTTGCCCGATCCGCTGACGCTGCTGGAGTTCCTCACGGATTCCTGTGCGAGGTTCGGGGGCGAACCGGCGGGGGTGGGGTGGCCGCTGCGCGGCTGA
- a CDS encoding HtaA domain-containing protein: MAVPRRRPTSLAVCAATAVTLGATALALPAVAAPAAPSAPAAPPIGLGEGTLDWGFKETFRKYLVGPIGNGKITAAEGARQAAGNGPFTFTDGTGTYDMGNHATNTAFKGSVHFEGHAGVLDIKLSDVKVKTTRTDGTISADVTTKKDGRTTTDQDVVLADLSLTGVRPGSGPGGAMVFKDIPAKLTSGGAKAFQNFYQAGAVLDPATLTVTSESSGTPTGTPTGTPTGTPTGTPTGTPTGTPTGTPTGTPTGTPTGGPTSTPTGPSPEPTDDPTDDPTDEPTDGPGEPGEPSTPGEEGPVGEVVDGKLSWGLKESFRSYIKSGGSINLSETATDNGNGFDFPFASAELDPEAKTLDASFNGTVQFLFLSHTIDMAFTDVKIKANGSKGTLVVDVITPQRTSDDVEFATLDLSGVSYRPTNDVLLLDKVPAKFTADGAKQFANDTVGSIYQPGMEIDPVTVALALSDDVELPSGSGGSSSGGSEGSGSAGGGAGGSAGGSVGGGSVGGGSAGGSVGGGSAGGSAGGSLAATGAGLPTGSLLAGAGAVVAAGAAVVIGVRRRTTAQ; this comes from the coding sequence ATGGCAGTTCCCCGCCGCCGCCCGACATCACTCGCGGTCTGCGCCGCGACAGCGGTGACCCTCGGGGCCACCGCGCTGGCCCTGCCCGCCGTCGCCGCCCCCGCCGCCCCGTCCGCCCCCGCCGCGCCGCCGATCGGGCTGGGGGAAGGCACCCTGGACTGGGGCTTCAAGGAGACGTTCCGCAAGTACCTGGTCGGGCCGATCGGCAACGGCAAGATCACCGCCGCCGAAGGCGCCCGGCAGGCCGCCGGGAACGGCCCGTTCACCTTCACGGACGGCACGGGCACCTACGACATGGGCAACCACGCGACGAACACCGCGTTCAAGGGGTCCGTCCACTTCGAGGGCCATGCCGGCGTCCTCGACATCAAGCTCTCCGACGTCAAGGTGAAGACCACCCGGACCGACGGCACGATCAGCGCGGACGTGACGACGAAGAAGGACGGCAGGACCACCACCGACCAGGACGTGGTCCTCGCCGATCTGAGTCTCACGGGCGTCCGGCCCGGTTCGGGCCCGGGTGGCGCGATGGTCTTCAAGGACATCCCCGCCAAGCTGACGTCCGGCGGCGCCAAGGCGTTCCAGAACTTCTACCAGGCGGGTGCCGTACTCGACCCCGCCACCCTCACCGTCACCTCCGAGTCCTCCGGCACCCCCACCGGTACCCCGACGGGTACACCGACCGGTACCCCCACGGGCACCCCCACCGGCACGCCGACGGGTACGCCGACCGGCACTCCCACGGGCACCCCGACCGGCACTCCCACAGGGGGCCCGACCAGTACGCCGACGGGCCCCTCGCCCGAGCCGACCGACGACCCGACCGACGACCCGACCGATGAGCCGACGGACGGGCCCGGTGAGCCCGGTGAGCCCTCCACGCCCGGCGAGGAAGGGCCGGTCGGAGAGGTCGTCGACGGCAAGCTGTCGTGGGGCCTCAAGGAGTCCTTCCGCTCCTACATCAAGAGCGGCGGCTCCATCAATCTGTCCGAGACCGCCACCGACAACGGCAACGGCTTCGACTTCCCGTTCGCCTCGGCCGAACTCGACCCCGAGGCGAAGACGCTGGACGCGTCCTTCAACGGCACGGTGCAGTTCCTCTTCCTGAGCCACACGATCGACATGGCGTTCACCGACGTCAAGATCAAGGCGAACGGCTCCAAGGGCACGCTCGTCGTCGATGTGATCACCCCGCAGCGGACCAGCGACGACGTGGAGTTCGCCACGCTGGACCTGTCCGGGGTGTCGTACCGCCCGACGAACGACGTCCTGCTGCTCGACAAGGTGCCCGCCAAGTTCACCGCGGACGGGGCGAAGCAGTTCGCCAACGACACGGTGGGATCGATCTACCAGCCGGGGATGGAGATCGACCCGGTCACCGTCGCGCTCGCGCTGTCCGACGACGTGGAGCTGCCCAGCGGCTCCGGCGGCTCGTCCTCCGGCGGGAGCGAGGGCAGCGGGTCCGCCGGCGGCGGCGCCGGTGGCTCGGCGGGCGGGTCCGTCGGCGGCGGGTCGGTCGGCGGGGGTTCCGCGGGCGGTTCCGTCGGCGGGGGCTCCGCCGGTGGCTCGGCCGGAGGGTCGCTCGCGGCCACCGGTGCGGGGCTCCCGACGGGGTCGCTGCTCGCCGGGGCCGGAGCCGTCGTCGCGGCCGGGGCGGCCGTGGTGATCGGCGTGCGGAGGCGTACGACGGCGCAGTGA
- a CDS encoding small ribosomal subunit Rsm22 family protein, with amino-acid sequence MNQPTASPTGAAPLRTALDTLLAELPAREASRAVERLITTYRGRIPTAAPVLRDRPDVAAYAAYRMPATFEAARTALAALAAAAPGWTPASHTDVGGGTGAATWATAATWAGPRDITVLDWAQPALTLGAEIAAANPALRTARWQRARIGAELVLAPADLVTVSYVLGELTEEDRTAVVAAAADAAQAVVVVEPGTPEGYARVLEARRALLAAGFRVLAPCPHDLACPIVPGADWCHFSARVSRSSLHRQVKGGSLGYEDEKFSFVAAVRFPGSPAAARVVRRPQIRKGQVLLELCGADGALRRETVTKRHGPLYRSARDTDWGDAWPPPPEDGERSGKD; translated from the coding sequence GTGAACCAGCCGACCGCGTCCCCGACCGGTGCCGCTCCCTTGCGCACCGCCCTGGACACCCTTCTCGCAGAGCTTCCCGCCCGGGAGGCCTCCCGGGCCGTGGAACGGCTGATCACCACGTACCGCGGCCGTATCCCCACCGCCGCCCCGGTCCTGCGGGACCGCCCGGACGTCGCGGCCTACGCCGCGTACCGCATGCCCGCCACCTTCGAGGCCGCCCGCACCGCGCTGGCGGCGCTCGCGGCGGCGGCCCCCGGCTGGACCCCCGCGAGCCATACCGACGTGGGCGGCGGCACCGGCGCCGCGACCTGGGCCACCGCCGCGACCTGGGCGGGCCCCCGCGACATCACGGTCCTCGACTGGGCGCAGCCCGCGCTCACCCTCGGCGCGGAGATCGCCGCCGCGAACCCGGCCCTGCGCACCGCCCGGTGGCAGCGCGCGAGGATCGGCGCCGAGCTGGTCCTGGCGCCCGCGGACCTGGTGACCGTCAGCTATGTCCTCGGGGAGCTGACCGAGGAGGACCGTACGGCGGTGGTGGCCGCGGCGGCGGACGCCGCGCAGGCGGTGGTCGTCGTGGAACCGGGCACCCCGGAGGGCTACGCCCGGGTGCTGGAGGCCCGGCGGGCGCTGCTCGCCGCGGGTTTCCGGGTGCTGGCCCCGTGCCCGCACGACCTGGCGTGCCCGATCGTCCCGGGCGCGGACTGGTGCCACTTCTCGGCCCGGGTCAGCCGCTCGTCCCTGCATCGCCAGGTGAAGGGCGGTTCGCTCGGGTACGAGGACGAGAAGTTCAGCTTCGTGGCCGCGGTCCGTTTCCCCGGCTCACCGGCGGCGGCGCGGGTGGTGCGGCGCCCGCAGATCCGCAAGGGCCAGGTGCTGCTCGAACTGTGCGGCGCGGACGGCGCGCTGCGCCGCGAGACGGTGACCAAGCGCCATGGGCCCCTGTACCGGTCCGCGCGGGACACGGACTGGGGCGACGCCTGGCCACCGCCGCCGGAGGACGGCGAGCGGTCGGGGAAGGACTAA
- a CDS encoding HtaA domain-containing protein: MLSGRVARTAAATACSALMGALLLLASTAHAAERTVNGGRLDWGIKSSFQRYVTGPIAQGNFTLQGGSATVGAGQFRFHSANGTYDPDTGAFRAGFSGGVRFTGHKKPNGDLQLDLTISRPTVRISGGSGTLYADMLSKELNTGKVTNTSQVPMASLNLSGVDMRGGGSPVALNGIPATLTAQGAKAFAGYYTAGTALDPVNLSADVAAAATRPAPEPSQETPPPGKKDEKADKDKAGADKKDEKSEKDGKGDKKPAAGRIEDAAVDWGVRRTFREYVNGSIANGEWKLTDGAQDGGALFRFPEGKGTYEKKALDATFTGTVRFSGDQGLDLTFSRVAVTTKGAKGTLFADVKNSAFHDAKVPLVTFDTAALKTSGGLVTITEAPAELTAQGAKAFGGMYKAGTRMDPVSLAVALDTKAELPALPDLGSDPSPSPAPEKSAEATPADQGDKTEKAAAAEDSSGFPAVPVAIGAGVLLLAALAFWFVRSRRAGTTDAG; encoded by the coding sequence ATGCTGTCCGGACGGGTTGCCCGTACCGCCGCCGCCACGGCGTGCTCGGCTCTCATGGGAGCGCTGCTGCTCCTGGCGTCGACCGCGCACGCGGCCGAGCGCACGGTGAACGGAGGCCGGCTGGACTGGGGCATCAAGTCCTCGTTCCAGCGATACGTCACCGGTCCGATCGCCCAGGGGAACTTCACCCTGCAAGGCGGTTCGGCGACCGTGGGCGCGGGCCAGTTCCGCTTCCACTCGGCGAACGGCACCTACGACCCGGACACCGGCGCCTTCCGCGCGGGCTTCTCCGGCGGGGTGCGGTTCACGGGCCACAAGAAGCCGAACGGTGACCTCCAACTGGATCTCACCATCTCACGCCCCACCGTCCGGATCTCCGGCGGTTCCGGCACCCTCTACGCCGACATGCTCAGCAAGGAGCTCAACACCGGCAAGGTGACCAACACCAGCCAGGTGCCGATGGCCTCGCTGAACCTGTCCGGTGTCGACATGCGCGGCGGCGGCAGCCCGGTCGCCCTCAACGGCATCCCCGCCACCCTCACCGCCCAGGGCGCCAAGGCGTTCGCCGGTTACTACACCGCCGGTACCGCCCTCGACCCGGTGAACCTCTCCGCCGATGTCGCCGCCGCGGCCACCCGGCCCGCGCCGGAGCCGTCCCAGGAGACACCGCCGCCCGGCAAGAAGGACGAGAAGGCCGACAAGGACAAGGCCGGCGCGGACAAGAAGGACGAGAAGAGCGAGAAGGACGGCAAGGGCGACAAGAAGCCCGCGGCCGGACGCATCGAGGACGCGGCCGTCGACTGGGGCGTGCGCCGCACCTTCCGCGAGTACGTCAACGGCTCCATCGCCAACGGCGAATGGAAGCTGACCGACGGCGCCCAGGACGGCGGCGCGCTCTTCCGTTTCCCCGAGGGCAAGGGCACCTACGAGAAGAAGGCGCTCGACGCCACCTTCACCGGCACCGTGCGCTTCTCCGGCGACCAGGGTCTCGACCTGACGTTCAGCAGGGTCGCCGTGACCACCAAGGGAGCCAAGGGCACCCTGTTCGCGGATGTGAAGAACTCCGCCTTCCACGACGCCAAGGTCCCGCTGGTCACCTTCGACACCGCCGCGCTGAAGACCTCCGGCGGCCTCGTCACCATCACCGAGGCCCCGGCCGAACTGACCGCCCAGGGCGCCAAGGCGTTCGGCGGGATGTACAAGGCCGGTACGCGGATGGACCCCGTCTCGCTCGCCGTCGCCCTCGACACCAAGGCCGAACTGCCCGCGCTGCCCGACCTCGGCAGTGACCCCTCACCCAGCCCCGCCCCCGAGAAGTCCGCCGAGGCCACCCCCGCCGACCAGGGCGACAAGACCGAGAAGGCCGCCGCCGCCGAGGACTCGTCGGGCTTCCCGGCCGTCCCCGTCGCGATCGGCGCGGGTGTGCTGCTGCTCGCCGCGCTCGCCTTCTGGTTCGTCCGCTCCCGTCGCGCCGGGACCACCGACGCCGGCTGA
- a CDS encoding heme/hemin ABC transporter substrate-binding protein — MRIPRLAGALTVVLALALTGCGGSQDDTGAPATARAKTAADRVEPLAKAPQPRLPATVDSADGRTVEITDISRIVPLSGSLNEIVFTLGLGGKVVAKDITATFEQAEKLPVVTRAHDVSAESVLSLRPTVVLADSTSGPVEAIDQIRDAGIPLVVYEAAKGLDDVDKRIEAVARTLGVPDSGAELTARTQERIGKVQADIPAPAKDADKPRVAFLYVRGSASVYLLGGRDSGASSLLEAAGAVDAGKASGLKKDFTPITSEALAKAAPDAVLVMTKGLKSVGGVDGLVKIPGVAETPAGMDRRIVSIDDGVMLNYGPRTDQVLQSLVDQLYAKGPAK, encoded by the coding sequence GTGCGCATCCCACGACTGGCAGGCGCCCTCACCGTCGTCCTCGCCCTGGCCCTCACCGGCTGCGGCGGCTCCCAGGACGACACAGGCGCCCCGGCCACGGCCCGCGCGAAGACCGCCGCCGACCGGGTGGAACCGCTGGCCAAGGCTCCACAACCGCGACTTCCGGCCACGGTTGATTCCGCCGACGGGCGCACGGTGGAGATCACCGACATCAGCCGGATCGTCCCGCTGAGCGGTAGTCTGAATGAGATTGTCTTCACACTCGGACTCGGCGGAAAAGTGGTGGCCAAGGACATCACCGCGACCTTCGAACAGGCCGAGAAGCTGCCCGTGGTGACCCGCGCGCACGATGTCTCCGCCGAATCCGTGCTGTCGCTGCGCCCGACCGTCGTCCTCGCCGACTCCACCAGCGGTCCGGTCGAGGCGATCGACCAGATCCGTGACGCGGGCATCCCCCTCGTCGTCTACGAGGCGGCCAAGGGCCTCGACGACGTGGACAAGCGCATCGAGGCCGTCGCGCGGACCCTCGGTGTCCCGGACTCGGGCGCCGAGCTGACGGCCCGTACCCAGGAGCGGATCGGGAAGGTCCAGGCGGACATCCCGGCGCCCGCGAAGGACGCGGACAAGCCCCGGGTCGCCTTCCTGTACGTCCGCGGTTCCGCGTCCGTCTATCTGCTGGGCGGCCGGGACTCCGGCGCCAGCTCCCTGCTGGAGGCCGCGGGCGCGGTCGACGCGGGCAAGGCGTCCGGACTGAAGAAGGACTTCACCCCCATCACCAGCGAGGCGCTCGCCAAGGCCGCGCCGGACGCCGTCCTCGTGATGACCAAGGGCCTGAAGTCCGTCGGCGGTGTCGACGGACTCGTCAAGATCCCCGGGGTCGCGGAGACCCCCGCCGGGATGGACCGCCGGATCGTCTCCATCGACGACGGCGTGATGCTCAACTACGGTCCCCGTACCGACCAGGTCCTCCAGAGCCTGGTGGACCAGCTCTACGCGAAGGGTCCCGCGAAGTGA